A genomic window from Candidatus Nitrosoglobus terrae includes:
- the aroB gene encoding 3-dehydroquinate synthase, with product MITVAIDLQERSYPIYIGCGLLAQSHLLAAHITGSEVAIVTNETIAPLYLDQLLKGLKGYRCAEVILPDGEQYKTLEILTQVFDALLTATFSRRCTLIALGGGVIGDMAGFAAACYQRGVAFIQIPTTLLAQVDSSVGGKTGVNHPLGKNMIGAFYQPRCVLADTDTLNTLDDRQLWAGIAEIIKYGLIRDLELLTWLEQHMDQLLARESSALRYVIERSCHNKAEIVAADERESGIRATLNLGHTFGHAIETGMGYGTWLHGEAVAVGMAMAADLSQRLGWLSTTEVNRVIRLLEQARLPTRAPQAIDAARFLELMAVDKKVIDGQLRLVLLKELGHAVVSNDFAPHILEATIKNAR from the coding sequence ATGATTACCGTAGCAATTGATCTTCAGGAGCGAAGCTATCCCATTTACATTGGCTGTGGTTTACTAGCCCAGAGTCATTTGCTGGCAGCTCATATTACAGGATCAGAGGTTGCCATTGTGACTAACGAAACGATTGCACCTTTATATCTGGATCAGCTCTTAAAAGGACTAAAAGGCTATCGGTGTGCTGAAGTTATCCTGCCTGATGGTGAACAGTATAAAACTTTAGAGATATTAACTCAGGTTTTTGATGCCCTACTGACAGCTACTTTCTCTCGCCGTTGTACCCTCATTGCATTAGGCGGAGGGGTGATAGGTGATATGGCAGGATTTGCCGCTGCCTGTTACCAACGAGGAGTGGCTTTCATTCAAATTCCTACCACGTTACTGGCACAGGTAGATTCCTCAGTGGGTGGAAAAACGGGGGTTAATCATCCTTTAGGGAAGAATATGATTGGCGCATTTTATCAGCCCCGTTGCGTTCTGGCCGATACCGATACCTTGAATACCCTAGATGATCGGCAACTATGGGCTGGAATTGCTGAGATCATAAAATATGGCCTGATTCGAGATCTTGAGCTGCTTACTTGGCTAGAGCAGCATATGGATCAGTTGTTGGCACGGGAGAGTAGTGCCTTAAGGTATGTGATTGAACGTTCTTGCCATAATAAAGCGGAGATCGTGGCTGCGGATGAGCGAGAGTCTGGGATTCGGGCTACGCTTAATTTGGGGCATACTTTCGGTCATGCTATTGAAACGGGAATGGGTTATGGAACTTGGCTTCATGGGGAAGCAGTTGCAGTGGGTATGGCCATGGCAGCCGATCTCTCTCAGCGATTAGGCTGGCTATCCACCACTGAGGTCAACCGTGTGATTAGACTCTTGGAGCAAGCAAGGCTTCCCACACGAGCGCCCCAAGCAATTGACGCGGCTCGTTTTTTAGAACTGATGGCAGTAGATAAAAAGGTTATAGATGGTCAGCTACGCCTAGT